Within the Acidipropionibacterium acidipropionici genome, the region ACATCCTCGCGATGGGCGGCGGCGGCTTCTCGATGTCCGATCGTGGCGCCCCGACCGCTCTGGACCGGTACCTGCTGGATCTGTCGGGCAAGAGATCCCCCCTCGTGTGCTTCGCGCCGACCGCCGCGGCCGACGATCCCGTCTACGTGAACCGGTTCCTGGCGGCCTATTCGGCATTGGGGGTGCGCACGATGGTGCTGACCCTGTGGCAGGGCGCCGCGGAGTCGGTGGACCGGCTGTCCCAGGCCGATGTGGTGCTCTCGGGCGGCGGCTCGACAGCCAATCTGGTGGCCCTGTGGAGGGCCCACGGCGTCGACCATGTCATCAGGAAGATGGTGGGTCGTGACGGAGATCTGGTGCTGGGCGGCATCTCGGCCGGGGCGGCCTGCTGGTTCGCCGGGTCGCTGACCGACGCCTTCGGGGACCTGCGGCCGTGGCGGGGCGGTCTGGGGCTGCTGCCGGGCTCCTTCTGCCCGCATTTCGACGGGGAGCCGGACCGTCCTCCGGCCTACGCCCAGGCGATCGCCTCGGGGGTGCTGCCCAGCGGCTACGCGGTGGACGACGGTGCCGCCGTGCACTTCGTCGACGGCGAGTTCTCCCGTGCGGTGGCCGAGCGCGAGGGCGCGGAGGTGAGCCGCTTCACCAGCAGCAACTCGCCGACGGCGGCCGGGGTGCTGCGCGATCAGCTTCCGGTCGAGGTGCTCTGACTTCCGAAGAGCACCTCAGTCATCTGCAGGTGCACCTGCTCGACGTGGGGGACGTCGGGGAGGGTGAGGGGGTCGTCGGCGGCGGTGCTCAGCACCAGGGTGCCGCAACCCAGGATCCGGTCGAGGAGCCCCCGCTCGTAGGTGACGTCGTTGATGCGGTTGAGGGGCAGGTCGTGGCCGGTGCGGGTGATGAGGCCGCGCCGGGTGATGATCCGTCGGGTGGTGACGGTGTAGGTGGTGGTGAGCCACCTGAGCCACGGGATGAGGGTGCCGAGGACCACCAGGACCACGCCGAGGGCGACGACGGCCCAGGGGACCCAGGCGCCCAGATCCGGGGGCATCAGGCCCAAGGCCGTTCCCACTCCCGCCACGACGACGATGAGCACGAGGATCGGCCCCAGCAGTGCCTTGGGGTGGGTGCGCATATGGATCAGCTCGTCCTCCTGGGGGCCGAGCAGCCTTCGTGACAGTGCCATGCCCCAAGTGTGTCCCATGGGGCCGGGGGGTCGAGGGGATCGGGCCGGGACGGGGGCATCTTCAGGGGCCGTGGCGGGCGGCGTCCACGACCGGGCGCGGGTGTCGGAGGATCCTCTAACATGTCGACGGTGAGCTCATCTCCGAATGATCGCAGCCAGTCAGGAGTCCGGGCCGAGACGTCCCGGCCGTCACGGTCGACCACAGGGCCGGCCGAGGGGCCCGGGGGATCGGCTGAGGAGAGTCGTCGCCAGTACACGGTGGGCATCATCGGCGGGGGTCAGCTGGCCCGGATGATGCACCAGGCGGCCATCCGGCTGGGGATCCGGACCCGGCTGCTGGCCACCTCCCCCGACGAGTCGGCGGCCCAGGTCATGGGGGACGTGGTGATCGGCTCCCATCTGAACCGGCAGGCGGTGATGGACTTCGCCCGGGACTGCGACGTCGTCACCTTCGACCATGAGCATGTTCCCACCGAGTTCCTGCGGGAGCTGGAGCAGGCGGGGGTGGCGGTGCGCCCCGGCCCCGAGGCCCTGGTGCACGCCCAGGACAAGGCGGTGATGCGGCAGCGCGCCGCCGAGGACGGGGTGCCCTGCCCGGCCTGGGAGGTGTGCGGCGGGCCCGAGTCGATGGTGGCCTTCGGCGAGCGGGTCGGCTGGCCGGTGATCGCCAAGACCTCGCGCGGCGGATATGACGGCAAGGGAGTGTGGAAGGTCGAGGGGCCCGACGATGTGGCCGAGCCCTTCGAGGCGATGGGCGGCCTGGCCGACGGGCAGCAGCCGATCCGCATCCTCGCCGAGGAGTACGTCGATTTCACCCGCGAACTCTCGGCGATCGTGGTGCGATCCCCCTCCGGTCAGGCGGTGGCCTACCCGGTGAGCGAGTCGGTGCAGAAGGACGGCATCTGCACCGAGACGATCACACCGGCCCCGGGGATGAGCGCCCAGCGTGCCGCGGAGATCCAGCGGATGGCCCTTGAGATCGCCGGGCGGCTCGGCGTCGTCGGCGTCCTGGCGGTCGAGCTGATGGAGCGCGCCGACGGCGAGGTCGTCGTCAACGAGCTGGCGATGCGGCCCCACAACACGGGCCACTGGACCATCGACGGGGCCGTCACCAGCCAGTTCGAGAACCACATCCGCGCGGTGCTGGACCTGCCTCTGGGAGATCCCTCCCTGAGGGCACCGGTGGTCGTGATGGCCAATGTGCTGGGCGGATCGGAGACCGATCTGACCGGTGCACTGCAACACTGCTTCGCACGGGACCGCGGTCTGCACGTGGAGCTGTACGGCAAGCAGGTGCGTCCCGGGCGCAAGGTGGGCCATGTCACCTGCGTCGGTGCCGACGTCGAAGAGGTGCGGCGCCGGGCACGGCATGCCGCGGGATATCTGATGGGAGACCGGAATGCCTGAGAAGAAGACCACCAGGAGCACGGCGCCGCGCCGTACCAAATCCGAGCCGAGGACGAAGGCGCGCCGGGTGGCGGGAGACGACGTCGCGGCCCCCAGGGTGTCGATCGTGATGGGATCGGACTCCGACTGGCCGACGATGGAGCCCGCGGCCCTGGTGCTCGACGAGTTCGGGGTGGCCTTCGAGGCCGATGTGGTCTCGGCCCACCGGATGCCCGAGCAGATGGTGGAGTTCGGTCGGGGTGCCCACGAGAGGGGCATCCAGGTGATCATCGCCGGGGCCGGGGGAGCGGCCCACCTTCCCGGCATGCTCGCCGCGCTCACTCCGCTGCCTGTGGTCGGGGTGCCGGTGCCGCTGGCCCACCTCGACGGCATGGATTCGCTGCTGTCCATCGTGCAGATGCCCAGTGGCGTGCCGGTGGCCACGGTGGGCGTAGGCAACGCCAAGAACGCCGGCCTTCTGGCGGTGCGGATCCTGGCCTCGGGAGATCCGGAGCTCACCGAGAAGATGGTGAACTATCAGACCCAGCTGCGGGAGATCGCGACCGTCAAGGGCGAGAAGGTCCGCAAGCACTCGAGTTCTTGAGGCAGGGGGACGACCCCCTTGCAACCCTCGTGGCGGGGGCTTTCGCGCACCTGGGCTTCGCGTCGCAGGCCACCCGCTGCGGTTCCGGTCAGCGAGCGCCTGCGCGAGCGAAGGGGGAGTCGGCTCCCCCCTTCTCGTCTATTTCGCGTACTGCTTCGCGACTGAGGTGTCTCCCTGGGCCAGGACGTTGAACAGCTCCTTGCACTTCGTCCTGTCCCACAGCACGGAGGAGCCGGCGGAGGTGTAGGCGTTGGAGTCGGAGACCGGGACGGTCATCTTGATCCCGTTCGACCCGGTCACCTTCAGCATGCCGAGGCCCGCCCTGCCCATCGTCAGCACCGAGGTGTTGTCGCCCCGCCGGATGGCGCCGGCTGCCGCCATGTTGACCTTCCAGTAGCGCACCGGGTTGATGAGGGTCCACGGTGTGAGGACCTTCTTGGCCACCTTGCCGATGACCTCCTGCTGGCGTTTGACGCGGCCGAGATCGCCGAGGGCGTCGGCCTTGCGCATCCGCACGTAGCCGAGGGCGGTGATGCCGTCGAGGTCTTGGCATCCCGCCTTGAGGTTGGTGTGGGAGTCCTTGTCGACCATGGGCTTGTCCAGGCAGATATTGACCCCGCCGACCGCGTCCACCATGTTGACGAAGCCGCCGAAGCCGATCTCCAGGTAGCCGTCCATCCGCAGCCCGGTGGCCTGTTCGACGGTCTGCATGAGTAGCGGTGCGCCGCCGATCGAGTACGCCGCATTGAGCTTGTTCCGGCCGTGCCCGGGGATCGGCACGTAGGAGTCCCGGGGCAGCGAGATGAGCACGCTGCTTCCCGACGGCGGGGTGTAGAGGATGAGCATGGTGTCGGTGCGGGTGCCCGCCTCGGTCCCGGTGCCGAGCTTTCGCTGCTCGGCCTCGGTGAGGTCGTCGCGGCGGTCGCTGCCGACCAGGAGGGTGGCCGTTCCCGGCTGCTGTGCGGGACGGTCGCCGTCGGGAGTCGCCTTCACGGTGTCGGACCTGACAAGGGCGATGACGGGTACCACGAGGAGCCAGACGAGCCACAGCACCAGCAGCCGGACGATGATCCGTCCGACCCGGGGCCGGCGTCGCGGCCCGGGCCGGCGCGGTGGCCGGCCTCCGGGCGGGGGTGACGCCGGGGGCCGCCCGCCACCCGCGGTGCGCCTTGGCCGGTCGGTCCTGGGCCCGGCGGGCCGGGACTGGCTGGTGCGCAGCGGCGGATATGCCTTCGGGGATGCGGTTCCGGGACGACGGCGGGAGGAGCCGCGGACCGGGGGCGAGTCGACGCGGGTCTTCTCCGCCTCGGTCTCCTCGTCCCCGTACAGCCAGTCCAGATCCTCCTGGCGGGATTCGTCGTCTCGTCGTTCGGCCATGCGGCTCAGGGTAGTGCGCTTCATGCCACGACCGCCTGTGACACGACCGCGGCGGCCCGGGGAGGCGGCGCCCGGCGGGTCGGCACGGGCCGACTGGCACAATGGGCGCCATGTCTGCTCATCTCGCCCCTCCGGTCAGCATCGTGATGCCGGTTCGTGAGGAGGAGAGATATCTCGCCTCCTCGGTCGACGGAATCCTGGCCCAGGGATATCCGGGTGAGATGGAGGTGATTCTTGTCGTAGCGCCCGGCCGGGACGCCACCCAGCAGATCGCCGAGCGGCTGGCTGCCGCCGACGCCCGGATCCGGGTGGTGCCCAATCCGGGGGCGACCACCCCCAAGGCCCTCAATCTCGGTGTGGCGGCCGCCTCCCACGACATCATCGTGCGCGTCGACGCGCACGGGGAGCTGGCCCCCGAGTACATCGCCACTGCTGTGGAGCTGCTGGAGCGCACCGGTGCCGCGAATGTGGGCGGGGTGATGGACGCCCGCGGCCGGACGGCCTTCGAGCAGGCGGTGGCGGTGGCGTACACCTCCCGACTCGGGCTGGGAGGCTCCTCCTTCCACCTCGCGGCGTCTCCGGAGGGGCCGGCGGAGACCGTCTTCCTGGGGGTGTTCCGCAAGAAGGATCTCGAGGCCGTCGGCGGGTTCGACCCCACCTTCGACCGGGCGCAGGACTGGGAGCTCAACTATCGGCTGCGTCGTTCGGGCAGACAGGTGTGGTTCAGTCCACGGCTCAAGGTGACCTACCGTCCGCGGTCCAGTGTCAAGGCCCTGGCCCGCCAGTTCTTCCGCACCGGTCAGTGGCGCCGCGAGGTGATGAGGCATCACCGGGACTCGGTCAGCCTGCGGTATCTCGTCGCCCCGGCCACGGTCGCCGCCTGTGCGGCCGGTGCGGGTCTGGGCGTGGCCGGGGCGGTACGGGCGATGAGCGGACGGGGCCGGGGGATGCTGTTCGGCTGGGCACTGCCGGTGGGCTATCTGGCGGCGATGGGCCTGGGATCCGCCCTGATGCCCCGGCAGATGCCCAAGGACGTGCGGGCCAGGCTGCCCCTGGTGCTCGCGGTGATGCACTTCAGCTGGGGAACCGGCTTCCTCATCGGGCTGCGGCCCTCCCGCGACGAGTCGGCCTCCGACGACGCGCCGTTGATGGAGTGAGGTTCAGGACGCGATCTCCGCACCCTCCTGGTCGGCCAGCGCCGCGGGGGTGCTGCCGTCCAGCATCTCGTCGACGAGGATGAGGGATCCGGATCCGGTCAGGCAGCCCGTCAGGAGAAGGGCCAGGTCCATGGGCGGGGGAGCGGTGGCCACCAGCATGCGCCGGTCGATCGGGAGGACGGCGGCCAGGTCGGCCTCGCTGAGCGACGCCGTCCCCTCCATCCTCGCGGTGGTGGGCCGTGCGCAGGCCGGTGCCGGCATCTCGTCGGGCATCGCCAGGGCGTCGCTGAAGTCGATGGCCCCGGGTGCGGGGTTGCGGCACGCCCCGCCGAGCGGGGCCAGTGAGCACTGCACCAACGGCACCCTCGGGTCGCTGCCGGAGGGGTCGGGGCCGCTCACATCCAGATCGGTGGGGGCATCCGAGGGCCCCCGACCGACCAATGGCACGACGCCGGCCCACCAGCAGGACAGCAGCCAGGTGAGGCTGACCCAGTGGAGCGGGTGGCGCGCGAGAAGAGGCAGGCCCACACGGTCTCCGGGGGCGATCCCCTCCTCGGTGAGCAGGTGGACGGTCTTGGCCACCCAGCTGCCGACGGTGCGCCCCGACAGTTCCACCCGATCCCGGCCGCGGTACCAGGTGATCAGGGGAGCAGCCTCCAGACGCCGTCGCTCCAGGGCGGCTACCGGTCCGCGGGGGCCGAGGCCCGATGCGGGACCGGATCCGCGGTTCGATGTCGGGCCGGAGCCCGAGGGGGTGGGTGAGAGCTGAACCATGTGGTCCATTGTGACGGAGTCACATCCTGCTCGGCATTGTGACGGAGTCACATCCCGCTCGGCATTGTGACGGAGTCACATCCCTGTCGGCATTGTGACGGGGCCTCCGGCGGGTCCTGGCCGGATCCGGGAGGGACGCGGGTGCGGCCGGTTAGCCTGGATGCATGCGTCACGTACTCATCATCGCCGGCGGTTCGGGCACCCGGTTGTGGCCTCTGTCGAGGCAGGGCGAGCCCAAGCAGCTTCTCGATCTCATCGACGGTCTGAGCCTGCTGAGGATGTCCTACGAGCGGGTCCGGGGGCTCGTCTCCGACGACAACATCCTGGTCTGCACGGGAGCCGACTACGCCGACGTGGTCGCCTCCCAGCTGCCCGAGCTCCCTCGCGGCAACATCCTCGGCGAGCCCGTCGGAAGGGACTCCCTCAACGCGGTGGCGTGGCCGGCCGCCCTGATCGCCGACAAGGACCCGGACGCGGTGATCGCCACGGTCACGGCCGATCACATCATCCGGCCGGTGGCCGACTTCCGGACGGCCCTGGACCGCGCCTTCTCCCTCGCCGAGCAGGAGTCCGACGCGATGGTGACCTTCGGCGTCGTGCCCACCGAACCCAACACGGGCTACGGATATCTGCACCGCGGCCTGCGGCTCCCGGGCGGCCAGGGGGCCTGCGAGGTCCTGGAATTCGCGGAGAAGCCGAGCCCCGAGCTGGCCCGCAGGTATCTGGACTCGGGGGAGTACTGGTGGAACTCGGGGATGTTCGTGTGGCGGGCCGCCACCCTTCTCGACGTCCTGGCGGAGCTGCGGCCGACGACCCGCGCCGCCATCGACGAGCTCGTCGCCGATCCCGCACGGCTGGCCGAGATCTACCCCCGCCTGGAGAAGATCTCGGTGGACTTCGCGGTGATGGAACCGGTCTCCCGCGGACGCGCCGATGCGCGGGTGGTGGCCGTTCCGCTGGACATCCAGTGGTACGACGTCGGCTCCTTCGAGACCCTGGCCCCGCACCTGCCCGACGACCGTCACGGCAACCACGTCAGGGGCCTGACGGTCAGCCTCGACGCCGACGGCAACCTGTTGATCAACCAGCGCCCCAACGCGGTGCTGGCGGTGGCCGGGCTGCACCGGATGGCGGTGGTGACCACTGATCGGGCCACCCTGGTGGTGCCCCTCGCCGACTCCCAGCGGGTCAAGGCGCTGGTCGCCGAGGTGGCCGCCCAGGTCGGCGGGGAGTTCGCGTGAGCCGCATGATCGCCGGATCGGCCGACTCCACGGGGAGGTGGTGAGATGCACGCCGTGCTCGAGCGGATGCGTCGGGCCAGGGAGCCCTTCGCCTGGCTGATGCTCATCGTCTCGTGCAGTTTCGTGGCCGTCTTCGTCACCGACTTCTGCTGGTCGGTGTTCCATGAGGGGGCCGGGCTGTTCGAGACCGCCCGTCGCGGTTCCGGAAGCTCGCTGGGCATCAGCGCCCTGGCGGTCACCGTCGCCGCGGTACTGCTGTGCCGGCTCGTCTCACCGTCCACCTCGCACGCCCGCCTCATCGGTGAGTTGGTGGCCGCCGTGGTCTCGGCCTCGGCCCTGGTCGACCTCACGCTGGCGGTGCTGGCAGCCGTCGACGCCCCAGGCGGCGTCTTCGGGGTGGTCGTGGGCCTCATCGGCAACCTGCTGGTGGTGGCGGTCAAGGTGGCCGCCGCGGCCGCACTCATCGCACTGTCCCGGGTCCGCGACGACCCGGCCGGCGACGAGACGCCGGAGCCGGCCGGGTCATCGCAACCCTGATCCCGCGCCTTCCGGGCTTCACCTCAGGGCGGAATCGCGGCGAACCCGCGGAGCCGACCGGCAGGCTGTGCACCGAGGCGTCCCCCAACCGGGTGATTCGCGGGTGGGCGAACCGTGCCACAAGGTGAACCACACCCGTGTAACTTGGGCGCCACGTGAGAAGCGCTGATATCGGAGCCCAAGGAGTTCGCATGGAGGAGATGTTCCAGGTGCTGGTCGGCACCGACGACGAAGCCATGTCGTGGCAGGCCCGTTCCCTGTGCGCCCAGACCGATCCGGAGGCCTTCTTCCCTGAGAAGGGCGGATCGACACGCGAGGCCAAGCAGATCTGCGAGCACTGCGAGGTGCGCGCCGAATGCCTCGACTACGCACTGGCCAATGACGAGAGATTCGGCATCTGGGGAGGGCTCTCCGAGATGGAGCGCCGCCGATTGAGGCGCGGCGCCTGATCGTGCGCTCCGCCGCACACCTATGCTCGACCCCGGAGATCTTCCCGTAGCCTTGGGCGGGCCGCTGCCAGTGCATCGGCCCTGGGCCGCGGCACGGATCCCAGTGGAGTTCCGAGAGTCAGGTGAGCCAGCATCGTGAATGATCAGACCGGAGACGCGCCCATCGGCCCCGCCCCGGGTGGCGGGGAGGGGCCTCGCACCGCCGAGGGCCTCACCGACTGGAGCATCCCGGTCGTGCCGTCGCTCCCGGTGAAGCAGGAGGACTGGGCGTGGGCGCACGAGCGTCGGCCCGAGCCTCCCACCCGGGTGTCGCCCGAGCAGGTCGCCGCCGTGCTCATCGTCCATCAGGCCGGGGAGTGGCTGGGCCGCGCTCTCGCCCGACTCGCCGGTCTGGCGGACCGCCCCGGGGTGACCATCGCCGTCGACATGGGCTCGGAGGACGAGTCCGCCGATCTGCTGGCCTCCGCGCAGCGCGACGGCCTCATCGAGGATGTGCTGCACACCCCCGGCGACCGGACCCCCGGCGAGGGGGTGGCATCGGCCGTCGCGATACTGCCCGATGACATCACCCACCTGTGGATCCTCCACGACGACCTCGAGCTCACCCCGGACAGCCTCCATCAGATGCTCGTCGAGGTGTCGCGTGCGCCGATGGCCGACGTCGCCTTCCCCACTCTGCTGCGCCCGGCCATGCGCAACTACCCGGAGTTCATCGAGGAGCAGGGGCAGACCCTCAGCACCACCGGTGCCCGGGTGCTGCCGGTGGTCGACCGCGGCGACATCGACCAGCACCAGGGCGAGCCCGTCCGGGTGCTGGGCGGTTCCACCGCCGGCATGTTCATCTCCCTGAAGGCCTGGCGGCGGGTCGGAGGGTTCGATCCCGCGGTGCCACTGTTCCGCGACGGCGTCGAGTTCGGATGGCGGGCCAATGAGGCCGGCCTGGTGGTGCGCACCGCGCCGAGCTGCGCGATCCACCACCGGCAGGCCGGACGCGGATGGGAGAGGGACTCTGTGCTGGCCGAGCGCCCCGATCTCACCGACCGTCTGGTGGGCATGCGGATGGTCGCGGCCCGCTCGGAATCGGTGACCCGGACCAGCCTGGCCCTCATGCTCCAGTGCCTGGTGCGCGCCCTCGTGCTGCTCCTCGGAAAGGCGCCCGGCAGGGCCGCCGACGAGCTCCGGGCCGGCACCCGGCTGTGGCGGACAAGGTCGCAGACGGCCGCGATGGCCGAAAGGATCAGCACCTTCCGGCAGAGCTGCGATCCCGACGACGTCGCCCACACGGCCCGCCTGCTGCCGACCCACCGCCGAATGTGGCGCAGGATCGCCGACCAGTTCGCCGGAGACGTCTCCGACCGGCTGCACCCGGGGCGCGACTCCGACCTCGGCACCTCCATCGACGAGCTGACCGCCGACGACGACTTCGCCGGCCGCGAGCACCACACCGTCCTCAACCCGTACACCGTCATGGTGGTGGGCATGCTGCTCCTGGGGGTCGTCGCCGGCCGCTCGCTGTTCGGCTCCGGCTCCGCCGTGTCCTCCTGGCTGGCCCCCGCCCCCGGCGGGCTCTCCGGGGCCTGGTCGGCCTGGCTGGCAGCGGTGCCGGGCCAGCTTGGAGGCTCCTCACCGTGGCTGGGCGTCGCCGCACTGGGGTCGGTGATCACCGTCGGCCAGCCCGAGGTCTTCGCACGGGCGTGCCTGCTCCTGGCCCCTCTGGCGGCCGCCATGTCCGCCCACCGCCTCACTCGACGGGTCCTTGGCCTGGGGGTGCCCGCCGTCCTGGTGGCGTCGATGTGGGCGCTTCTGCCGGTGATCACCGGCAGCCTGGCCAGGGGATCGATCACCGGCCTCGCGATGGCCGTGGTGACCCCCCAGGTCGCACTGCACAGCTGGCGGCTGCTGGCACCGGCGACGATCGACGTCGACGAGCTGTGGGGGGCCGGTACCTCCGGCGCTTCGGACCGCTGGCGCAGCGCCGGCGCCGCGGCGGCCTGGACGGCGATCGCCATCAGTCTGGTACCGGCCAGCTGGGTGATGGTCCTGATCGTCATGGTGGCGGCCCTGCGGGCCGACCGCACGGTGTGGCGACAGGTGCTGCTGGTGCTGATCGCACCCCTGGTCGTGGTGAGCCCATGGCTGGTGCGGATCGCCTCGGCGCCGGCCCGTCTCATCACCGGCGCCGATCCGCTGCTCACCGGGACCTTCGCGCCGCGGGCCGGCCTGTGGGTGCTGCTGGGTGGCGGCGTCAGCGTCGCCGCGGTGCCCGCCTGGGTGAGCCTGGTCGGCGTCCTGCCCCTGTGGTTCGCGGCCCTGTGGGCCCTCACCTGGCTGCTGCGTCACCGCGGGGCCGAAGGGGCCGCCGGACGCGGTCGGGTGATCGGCACCGCCGCGGTGTCCCTGCTGGCCTTCCTGGCCGCCGGGATCGCCGCACGTCGACTCGTGCCCCTGTGGGGCACCGAGATTCATCCCGAGATCGAGACCTGGCAGATGGTCGGCCTGGGAGGGCTGCTGGCGCTCGTCGCCACGGCCTGGCAGGGGACCCTGCTGGCCGTCCAGGCCGATGACGAGGCCGCCGAGGACCAGGAGTCCGACCCCGACCGCGCCCCGAGCCTGGGGGAGCTGATGGCCAGGTGGAGTTCCAAGGTGCTGCCGGGGGTGCTGACCGTCGGACTGGTGGCGTCCTGCCTGTGGTGGGTCGCCGGTGGCGCCGGCCAGCCGCTCCACAGGGTGTCCTCGAAGCTGCCCGCCTATGTCACCGCGGTGCAGGACTCGCCGCGGCGCACCCGGACGCTCATGATCCTGGTGCAGGGCGGCGGGACGAGCTGGAACCTCGTCGATTCCCGCAACCCGGGGTGGGGGACCGGCGAGAAGCCGGTGATCTCCACCGATCCGCGGATCAGGGCCGACGCGTCCGAGCTCGCCCGAGCGGTGGCGACCGGGGATGTGGGTGAGGATCTCGCCGCCCGGCTCAAGGCCATGGGGGTCGCCCACGTGTGGCTGCGGGGTGCGGCCGACGACGTCGTCTCCCAGGTGAGCAACGCGTCCGGGCTGACCTCGGCCAGGGCCGACGCCGACACCACGGTGTGGAGTCTGGACGGGGATCCGTCGAGGGCCTGGCTGGTCTCGGGCCGCAGCGTCACGCAGCTGTCGGGGACCGTGCCGTCCGGCTCGGGAGACCGGCGTCTGGTGATCGCCGAGCCCCGCGATGACCGTTGGCGGGTGAGCGTCGGAGGGGTCGAGCTCGAGCGCCTGGACGCCGAACCGTCCGGGGGGATCGGGCAGACCTATCGACTGGGCTCGGCCTCGGGGCCGGTGACCTGGTCGATGCCGAACCAGGGCTGGGTGGTCCTGGTGGAGGTGGGTGCGATGCTCATCCTCATGATCGTTGCCGGACCGAACGCCTCGCGGCGCGCTCCGGCTCCCCGACGCTCGATGGAGGCGGACAAGTGAGACCACGCAGAGCCGCTGAGGAGCCCGGCGACGACCGCCAGGACCTGCCCGACGAGTCCGTCGCGCCGCCCCGCAGGGTGACCGGACCCGTGCAGGAGGAGCCCGCCGGGGAGGAGCACCGGATCCGCAGGTCCTGGCCGGGGCCGCTGCGCGCCACGATCTTCGGTGTGCTCGCGCTGGCCGTCGGCGCAGGGGCCTCCCTGATCCCGTCTCAGCAGGAGAGCGTCGAGGCGGCCCCCGAGGTGACGCCGGGGCAGACGCTGGTGTGCCAGCCCTCCTCGGCCGACGCCTCGATGGCGGTGGCCTCGACCAGCCCCAGCCTTCAGGTCGGCGGGCTGACCGGCTCCCCCTCCGATGTGCGGATGCCGGCGTCGGTGTCGATCGGCACCCAGGCGAGGGTGATCCGATCGGTGAGCGGCCAGGGCCGTCCGGTGGCCACCACTCTGTCCTCGGTCGGGTCGGGAGCGAGCGCCACCTCGGCGATGAGCCCCTGCACGACGGCGGCGACGGGGGGGACGCTGATCGTCACCGACCCCGGATCCGCCGACATCGTCGTCACGAACCCGGACTCCGAGGAGGCCACGATCGACGTGAGCCTGTCGGGCGCCAAGGGGGCTGTCGATTCAGAGGGCTCCCGGGGGCTGACGGTGCCGGCGAGGTCCAGCAGGACCCTGCCGCTGTCGGTGTGGGCGCC harbors:
- a CDS encoding glycosyltransferase family 2 protein translates to MSAHLAPPVSIVMPVREEERYLASSVDGILAQGYPGEMEVILVVAPGRDATQQIAERLAAADARIRVVPNPGATTPKALNLGVAAASHDIIVRVDAHGELAPEYIATAVELLERTGAANVGGVMDARGRTAFEQAVAVAYTSRLGLGGSSFHLAASPEGPAETVFLGVFRKKDLEAVGGFDPTFDRAQDWELNYRLRRSGRQVWFSPRLKVTYRPRSSVKALARQFFRTGQWRREVMRHHRDSVSLRYLVAPATVAACAAGAGLGVAGAVRAMSGRGRGMLFGWALPVGYLAAMGLGSALMPRQMPKDVRARLPLVLAVMHFSWGTGFLIGLRPSRDESASDDAPLME
- a CDS encoding Type 1 glutamine amidotransferase-like domain-containing protein, producing the protein MTTHILAMGGGGFSMSDRGAPTALDRYLLDLSGKRSPLVCFAPTAAADDPVYVNRFLAAYSALGVRTMVLTLWQGAAESVDRLSQADVVLSGGGSTANLVALWRAHGVDHVIRKMVGRDGDLVLGGISAGAACWFAGSLTDAFGDLRPWRGGLGLLPGSFCPHFDGEPDRPPAYAQAIASGVLPSGYAVDDGAAVHFVDGEFSRAVAEREGAEVSRFTSSNSPTAAGVLRDQLPVEVL
- a CDS encoding WhiB family transcriptional regulator, whose translation is MEEMFQVLVGTDDEAMSWQARSLCAQTDPEAFFPEKGGSTREAKQICEHCEVRAECLDYALANDERFGIWGGLSEMERRRLRRGA
- a CDS encoding mannose-1-phosphate guanylyltransferase: MRHVLIIAGGSGTRLWPLSRQGEPKQLLDLIDGLSLLRMSYERVRGLVSDDNILVCTGADYADVVASQLPELPRGNILGEPVGRDSLNAVAWPAALIADKDPDAVIATVTADHIIRPVADFRTALDRAFSLAEQESDAMVTFGVVPTEPNTGYGYLHRGLRLPGGQGACEVLEFAEKPSPELARRYLDSGEYWWNSGMFVWRAATLLDVLAELRPTTRAAIDELVADPARLAEIYPRLEKISVDFAVMEPVSRGRADARVVAVPLDIQWYDVGSFETLAPHLPDDRHGNHVRGLTVSLDADGNLLINQRPNAVLAVAGLHRMAVVTTDRATLVVPLADSQRVKALVAEVAAQVGGEFA
- a CDS encoding LCP family protein, with the translated sequence MAERRDDESRQEDLDWLYGDEETEAEKTRVDSPPVRGSSRRRPGTASPKAYPPLRTSQSRPAGPRTDRPRRTAGGGRPPASPPPGGRPPRRPGPRRRPRVGRIIVRLLVLWLVWLLVVPVIALVRSDTVKATPDGDRPAQQPGTATLLVGSDRRDDLTEAEQRKLGTGTEAGTRTDTMLILYTPPSGSSVLISLPRDSYVPIPGHGRNKLNAAYSIGGAPLLMQTVEQATGLRMDGYLEIGFGGFVNMVDAVGGVNICLDKPMVDKDSHTNLKAGCQDLDGITALGYVRMRKADALGDLGRVKRQQEVIGKVAKKVLTPWTLINPVRYWKVNMAAAGAIRRGDNTSVLTMGRAGLGMLKVTGSNGIKMTVPVSDSNAYTSAGSSVLWDRTKCKELFNVLAQGDTSVAKQYAK
- a CDS encoding TIGR03089 family protein codes for the protein MVQLSPTPSGSGPTSNRGSGPASGLGPRGPVAALERRRLEAAPLITWYRGRDRVELSGRTVGSWVAKTVHLLTEEGIAPGDRVGLPLLARHPLHWVSLTWLLSCWWAGVVPLVGRGPSDAPTDLDVSGPDPSGSDPRVPLVQCSLAPLGGACRNPAPGAIDFSDALAMPDEMPAPACARPTTARMEGTASLSEADLAAVLPIDRRMLVATAPPPMDLALLLTGCLTGSGSLILVDEMLDGSTPAALADQEGAEIAS
- a CDS encoding 5-(carboxyamino)imidazole ribonucleotide synthase; the protein is MSTVSSSPNDRSQSGVRAETSRPSRSTTGPAEGPGGSAEESRRQYTVGIIGGGQLARMMHQAAIRLGIRTRLLATSPDESAAQVMGDVVIGSHLNRQAVMDFARDCDVVTFDHEHVPTEFLRELEQAGVAVRPGPEALVHAQDKAVMRQRAAEDGVPCPAWEVCGGPESMVAFGERVGWPVIAKTSRGGYDGKGVWKVEGPDDVAEPFEAMGGLADGQQPIRILAEEYVDFTRELSAIVVRSPSGQAVAYPVSESVQKDGICTETITPAPGMSAQRAAEIQRMALEIAGRLGVVGVLAVELMERADGEVVVNELAMRPHNTGHWTIDGAVTSQFENHIRAVLDLPLGDPSLRAPVVVMANVLGGSETDLTGALQHCFARDRGLHVELYGKQVRPGRKVGHVTCVGADVEEVRRRARHAAGYLMGDRNA
- a CDS encoding PH domain-containing protein, with amino-acid sequence MALSRRLLGPQEDELIHMRTHPKALLGPILVLIVVVAGVGTALGLMPPDLGAWVPWAVVALGVVLVVLGTLIPWLRWLTTTYTVTTRRIITRRGLITRTGHDLPLNRINDVTYERGLLDRILGCGTLVLSTAADDPLTLPDVPHVEQVHLQMTEVLFGSQSTSTGS
- the purE gene encoding 5-(carboxyamino)imidazole ribonucleotide mutase, translating into MPEKKTTRSTAPRRTKSEPRTKARRVAGDDVAAPRVSIVMGSDSDWPTMEPAALVLDEFGVAFEADVVSAHRMPEQMVEFGRGAHERGIQVIIAGAGGAAHLPGMLAALTPLPVVGVPVPLAHLDGMDSLLSIVQMPSGVPVATVGVGNAKNAGLLAVRILASGDPELTEKMVNYQTQLREIATVKGEKVRKHSSS